In a single window of the Gossypium hirsutum isolate 1008001.06 chromosome D02, Gossypium_hirsutum_v2.1, whole genome shotgun sequence genome:
- the LOC107903813 gene encoding ubiquitin-conjugating enzyme E2 28, translating into MASKRILKELKDLQKDPPTSCSAGPVAEDMFHWQATIMGPSDSPYAGGLFLVTIHFPPDYPFKPPKVAFRTKVFHPNINSNGSICLDILKEQWSPALTISKVLLSICSLLTDPNPDDPLVPEIAHMYKTDRAKYEATARSWTQKYAMG; encoded by the exons ATGGCTTCAAAGCGGATTTTGAAAGAACTCAAGGATTTGCAGAAAGATCCACCCACTTCTTGCAGTGCTG GTCCAGTAGCTGAAGACATGTTTCATTGGCAAGCAACAATCATGGGACCCTCAGATAGCCCTTATGCTGGAGGTCTGTTTTTAGTTACTATCCATTTCCCTCCAGATTATCCTTTCAAGCCTCCTAAG GTCGCGTTTAGGACCAAGGTCTTCCATCCCAACATCAACAGCAATGGAAGCATTTGTCTTGATATCCTCAAAGAACAATGGAGCCCTGCACTAACCATTTCCAAG GTTCTGCTCTCAATCTGCTCGTTGCTGACCGATCCAAACCCTGATGACCCTCTTGTTCCGGAGATTGCTCACATGTATAAGACTGATCGGGCAAAGTATGAAGCCACTGCTCGTAGCTGGACCCAGAAGTATGCCATGGGATGA
- the LOC107903823 gene encoding ubiquitin-conjugating enzyme E2 28, translating to MASKRILKELKDLQKDPPTSCSAGPVAEDMFHWQATIMGPSDSPYAGGVFLVTIHFPPDYPFKPPKVTFRTKVFHPNINSNGSICLDILKEQWSPALTISKVLLSICSLLTDPNPDDPLVPEIAHMYKTDRAKYEATARSWTQKYAMG from the exons ATGGCTTCAAAGCGGATTTTGAAGGAACTCAAGGATTTGCAGAAAGATCCACCCACTTCTTGCAGTGCTG GTCCAGTAGCTGAAGACATGTTTCATTGGCAAGCAACAATCATGGGACCCTCAGATAGCCCTTATGCTGGAGGTGTGTTTTTAGTTACCATCCATTTCCCTCCAGATTATCCTTTCAAGCCTCCTAAG GTCACGTTTAGGACCAAGGTCTTCCATCCTAACATCAACAGCAATGGAAGCATTTGTCTTGATATCCTCAAAGAACAATGGAGCCCTGCACTAACCATTTCCAAG GTTCTGCTCTCAATCTGCTCGTTGCTGACCGATCCAAACCCTGATGACCCTCTTGTTCCGGAGATTGCTCACATGTATAAGACTGATCGGGCCAAGTATGAAGCCACTGCTCGTAGCTGGACCCAGAAGTATGCCATGGGATGA